The Mycobacteriales bacterium sequence AAGGTGGTCGGGATCGGCGGGGGCGGCGTCAACGCCGTCAACCGGATGATCGAGGTCGGCCTCAAGGGCGTCGAGTTCATCGCCGTCAACACCGATGCGCAGGCGCTGCTGATGAGCGACGCCGACGTCAAGCTCGACGTCGGCCGCGAGCTCACCCGCGGCCTCGGCGCCGGCGCCGACCCCGACGTCGGCCGCCAGGCGGCGGAGGACCACCGCGAGGAGATCGAGGAGGTGCTCAAGGGCGCCGACATGGTCTTCGTCACGGCGGGCGAGGGCGGCGGCACCGGCACCGGCGGCGCGCCCGTCGTCGCCAACGTCGCGAAGAAGCTCGGCGCGCTGACGATCGGCGTGACGACGCGGCCGTTCGGGTTCGAGGGCCGCCGCCGCGCGACGCAGGCCGAGCAGGGGATCGAGGCGCTCCGCGAGGAGGTCGACACCCTCATCGTCATCCCCAACGACCGGCTGCTCCAGATCTCCGACAAGGAGGTCAGCGTCCTCGACGCGTTCAAGGCCGCCGACCAGGTGCTGCTCTCCGGCGTCCAGGGCATCACCGACCTCATCACGACGCCCGGCCTCATCAATCTCGACTTCGCCGACGTCAAGGCGATCATGTCCGGCGCCGGCAGCGCGCTCATGGGCATCGGCCGCGCGCGCGGCGACGACCGCGCGGCGGCCGCCGCCGAGGCGGCGATCTCCAGCCCGCTGCTCGAGGCCAGCATCGACGGCGCGCACGGCGTGCTGCTCAACATCTCCGGCGGCAGCGACCTCGGCCTGTTCGAGATCAACGAGGCCGCCGACCTGATCGCGCAGGCGGCGCACCCGGACGCGAACATCATCTTCGGCGCGGTCATCGACGACGCCCTCGGCGACGAGGTGCGCGTGACGGTCATCGCGGCCGGGTTCGACGGCGGCGAGCCGCGGGTGCGGCGCGACCCGGTCGCGACCCGCCGCCCGGTCGAGGCGCGGCGGCCGGAGCCGGCCGTGGTCGACGTCGCCGACGACCGGCTGGACCTGGACGAGGAGGAGCCGGTGCCGGCGTTCGTGCGGGCCCGCACCCCCGAGCCCGAGCCGGAGCCGGTGCGCGTCGCCCCGCGCGTGGAGCAGCCGCGCCGGAAGATCGTGTTCGAGGACAACGACGACCTCGACGTGCCCGACTTCCTGAAGTAGTGGGCGCCCCGGCGCCGCTGGTCGTGGCACTGGCGCCGGGCGTCACCGCCGCGTTCACGACCCGCGCCGGCGGTACCGGCACGGCGCCGTACAACACCCTCAACCTCGCGCTGCACGTCGGCGACGACGACGCGACCGTGCTCGCCAACCGGCAACGCGCCGCCGCCGCGCTCGGCGTCGACGCGGGCCGCACGGCGTGGGCCGAGCAGGTCCACGGCGACGGCGTCGCGGTCGTCACCGAGGCGGACGCGGGGCGCGGCGCCACCAGCCACGGCGACGCGTTCGCCGGCGCCGACGGGCTGGTCACCGAGGCGCGCGGGCTGCCGCTCGCGGTGCTCGCCGCCGACTGCGTCCCCGTCCTGCTCGCCGACCCGCGCCGCGGCCTCGTCGCCGCCGTCCACGCGGGCCGCCGCGGCCTCGCCGGCGGCGTGCTCGAGGTCGCCGTCGGCACCATGCTCGACCTCGGCGCGAAGCGCGAGGACCTCGTCGCCGCGGTCGGCCCGTCGATAGGCCCGTGCTGCTACGAGGTCGGCGACGACGTCGCGGCGGAGGTCACCGCCGTGCTGCCGGTGACCCGCGCGACGACCCGCGCCGGGCGGACCGCGCTCGACCTGCCCGGCGGCGTCCGCCACGTCCTCGCCCGCGAGGGCGTCCGCCGCGCCACCGCCGTCGGCGGCTGCACCGCGCACCAGCCGGGCACGTTCTTCTCGCACCGCAGGGACGGCGTCACCGGGCGCCAGGCCGGGATCGTCTGGCGGTCGTGAGCCGGCTGGACGAGCTCGAACGCCGCCTCGCCGACGTGCGCGCGCGCCTCGCGGCGGCCTGCGCCGCGGCCGGGCGGGACGAGCGCGACGTGATGCTGGTCGCGGTGAGCAAGACGTTCCCGCCGCACGACGTGCTGCTGCTGCACCGGCTCGGCGTGGCCGACTTCGGCGAGTCGTACGACGCGGAGGCCGCGGCGAAGGCGGCCGCGTTGACGCAGGCCGGCGTCACGCCGCGCTGGCACTTCGTCGGCGGCGTGCAGCGCAACAAGGCGCGGTCGGTGGCGACCTACGCCGACGTCGTCCACTCGGTCGA is a genomic window containing:
- the ftsZ gene encoding cell division protein FtsZ — translated: MAAPQNYLAVIKVVGIGGGGVNAVNRMIEVGLKGVEFIAVNTDAQALLMSDADVKLDVGRELTRGLGAGADPDVGRQAAEDHREEIEEVLKGADMVFVTAGEGGGTGTGGAPVVANVAKKLGALTIGVTTRPFGFEGRRRATQAEQGIEALREEVDTLIVIPNDRLLQISDKEVSVLDAFKAADQVLLSGVQGITDLITTPGLINLDFADVKAIMSGAGSALMGIGRARGDDRAAAAAEAAISSPLLEASIDGAHGVLLNISGGSDLGLFEINEAADLIAQAAHPDANIIFGAVIDDALGDEVRVTVIAAGFDGGEPRVRRDPVATRRPVEARRPEPAVVDVADDRLDLDEEEPVPAFVRARTPEPEPEPVRVAPRVEQPRRKIVFEDNDDLDVPDFLK
- the pgeF gene encoding peptidoglycan editing factor PgeF, with the protein product MGAPAPLVVALAPGVTAAFTTRAGGTGTAPYNTLNLALHVGDDDATVLANRQRAAAALGVDAGRTAWAEQVHGDGVAVVTEADAGRGATSHGDAFAGADGLVTEARGLPLAVLAADCVPVLLADPRRGLVAAVHAGRRGLAGGVLEVAVGTMLDLGAKREDLVAAVGPSIGPCCYEVGDDVAAEVTAVLPVTRATTRAGRTALDLPGGVRHVLAREGVRRATAVGGCTAHQPGTFFSHRRDGVTGRQAGIVWRS